One genomic window of Salvia miltiorrhiza cultivar Shanhuang (shh) chromosome 4, IMPLAD_Smil_shh, whole genome shotgun sequence includes the following:
- the LOC131022557 gene encoding L-type lectin-domain containing receptor kinase S.4-like — MATFVLLFLLLLSLYASPSSSQLDEFCYTGFHHSKPNLTLNGAALIQKSGVLQLTNETSRLKGHAFYPSPIQFKNSTTKTVSSFSTSFAFSIHPEYPKLGGHGFAFTVAPNKQLSSSLPSQYLGLLNSTDAGNFSNHIFAVEFDTVQDFEFGDINDNHVGVDVNSLVSNASAAAAYFSDDSAKHDLNLKGGTPLFAWIEYDSAANLVNVTLSPTSSKPKIPNLSFPIDLSPIFHDQMYVGFSASTGLLASSHYVLGWSFKMMGESKPLNLASLPSAPGIKKKKTKLIVSLSVASFVFASSSILLALFLLRKFKNREIIESWELEIVPHRYKYQELKQATKNFKDSELLGSGGFGRVYKGTLRNPKIEVAVKRVSHDSKQGIREFVSEISSIGRLRHRNLVQLQGWCRCGGDLLLVYDFMPNGSLDRYLFDTSKCVLSWEQRFKIIKGVASGLLYLHEGYEQIVLHRDVKASNVLLDADMNCRLGDFGLAKLYDHGSNPGTTRVVGTLGYIAPELPRTGRSTTSSDVYAFGALMLEVACGRRPIESRSGPDELVLVDYVWKKWKEGRILDVVDERMNGDYDKGEVVMVLKLGLMCSSYQQSARPSTKQLVSYLDREIEVADVGRATGCPPDERGFEDYLNSYASSSFDKSTNGDRSFMSISTSPITTLGEPR, encoded by the exons ATGGCGACCTTcgtcctcctcttcctcctccttctctctctctacgcatCCCCGTCTTCATCCCAGCTCGACGAATTCTGCTACACCGGCTTCCACCACTCCAAACCAAATCTAACCCTAAACGGCGCCGCGCTGATCCAAAAATCCGGCGTCCTGCAGCTCACAAACGAGACCAGCAGATTGAAAGGCCACGCATTCTATCCATCGCCGATTCAATTCAAAAATTCAACCACCAAAACCGTCTCCTCCTTCTCCACGTCCTTCGCCTTCTCCATCCACCCAGAGTACCCCAAACTCGGTGGCCACGGCTTCGCCTTCACGGTCGCGCCGAACAAACAGCTCAGCTCGTCTCTCCCGAGCCAGTACCTcggccttctcaactccaccgACGCCGGAAACTTCTCCAACCACATCTTCGCCGTCGAGTTCGACACCGTCCAGGACTTCGAGTTCGGCGACATCAACGACAACCACGTTGGCGTCGACGTCAACAGCTTGGTGTCcaacgcctccgccgccgccgcctattTCAGCGACGATTCGGCGAAACACGATCTCAATCTCAAGGGCGGCACGCCTCTTTTCGCGTGGATCGAATACGATTCCGCCGCGAATCTCGTCAACGTGACTCTGTCGCCGACCTCTTCGAAACCTAAAATCCCCAATCTCTCCTTCCCGATCGATCTGTCTCCGATTTTTCACGATCAAATGTACGTCGGATTCTCTGCTTCGACCGGTCTGCTAGCGAGCTCCCATTATGTTTTAGGCTGGAGCTTCAAAATGATGGGGGAATCCAAACCCCTAAATTTGGCTTCCTTGCCGTCGGCGCCGGgaattaagaagaagaaaaccaAATTAATCGTAAGCCTCTCGGTTGCTTCCTTTGTTTTCGCATCATCTTCAATCCTGCTTGCTCTTTTCCTGttacgaaaattcaaaaatcgCGAAATAATCGAATCGTGGGAGCTGGAGATCGTCCCACACAGATACAAGTACCAAGAGCTGAAGCAAGCCACCAAAAATTTCAAAGACAGCGAGCTTCTCGGAAGCGGCGGATTCGGCCGAGTTTACAAAGGCACGCTGCGGAACCCTAAAATCGAAGTCGCCGTGAAGCGCGTGTCGCACGACTCGAAGCAGGGGATCCGCGAGTTCGTCTCGGAGATATCGAGCATCGGCCGCCTCCGCCACCGGAATCTAGTGCAGCTGCAGGGCTGGTGCAGGTGCGGCGGCGATCTCCTATTGGTGTATGATTTCATGCCCAATGGGAGCTTAGATCGGTACTTGTTTGATACGTCAAAATGCGTATTAAGTTGGGAGCAGAGGTTCAAGATCATCAAAGGCGTCGCATCCGGCCTTCTCTACTTGCACGAAGGCTACGAGCAAATCGTGCTTCACAGAGACGTCAAGGCCAGCAACGTGCTGCTCGACGCCGACATGAACTGCCGCCTCGGCGACTTCGGCCTCGCCAAGCTCTACGACCACGGGTCGAACCCGGGGACAACCCGGGTCGTGGGGACGTTGGGGTAC ATCGCCCCGGAGCTGCCGCGGACGGGACGGTCCACAACAAGCTCTGACGTGTACGCGTTCGGGGCTCTGATGCTGGAGGTGGCATGCGGGCGGAGGCCAATCGAGTCGAGGTCGGGGCCCGACGAGCTAGTGTTGGTGGACTACGTGtggaagaagtggaaagaggGGAGGATTCTTGATGTGGTGGATGAGAGGATGAATGGTGATTATGATAAGGGTGAGGTTGTGATGGTGTTGAAGCTGGGGCTCATGTGCTCCAGCTACCAACAATCGGCGAGGCCGAGTACGAAGCAACTCGTGAGCTATTTGGATCGGGAGATCGAGGTCGCCGATGTCGGGAGGGCGACGGGATGCCCTCCCGACGAGAGGGGTTTCGAGGATTATTTGAATTCGTACGCATCTTCTTCGTTCGACAAGAGCACCAACGGGGATAGAAGTTTTATGTCAATTTCTACTTCGCCTATCACAACTTTAGGAGAGCCTAGATAG